In Selenomonas dianae, a genomic segment contains:
- the ruvC gene encoding crossover junction endodeoxyribonuclease RuvC, whose amino-acid sequence MLVLGIDPGTAICGYGFVELIGSRLRPHAYGAITTPSKMAVEKRLLKIHTELEMLIRKYAPDAMGVEQLFFNRNVTTAIPVGQARGVVLLTAAQNNIMVVERTPLQVKQSVTGYGKATKEQVIYMVTKLLNLSSPPHPDDTADALAIAISAAHCVDSIAWRNRM is encoded by the coding sequence ATGTTAGTACTCGGTATCGACCCCGGAACTGCGATATGCGGCTATGGCTTTGTGGAACTAATCGGCTCACGGCTGCGTCCTCATGCCTATGGCGCAATTACAACGCCGTCGAAAATGGCGGTGGAGAAGCGTCTGTTGAAAATCCATACAGAACTCGAAATGCTGATTCGAAAGTATGCGCCTGATGCGATGGGGGTCGAACAGCTTTTTTTCAATCGGAATGTGACAACGGCGATTCCGGTCGGGCAGGCACGCGGCGTCGTACTTCTTACCGCCGCACAGAATAACATCATGGTTGTAGAGCGGACACCGCTGCAGGTGAAACAGTCTGTGACGGGCTATGGGAAGGCGACGAAGGAGCAGGTCATATACATGGTGACAAAACTCCTGAACCTTTCATCGCCGCCTCACCCGGATGATACCGCTGATGCGCTTGCGATTGCCATCAGTGCCGCGCATTGTGTGGACAGCATAGCATGGCGTAATCGAATGTAG
- the ruvA gene encoding Holliday junction branch migration protein RuvA, with amino-acid sequence MIGFLRGKVAYTFPDYCFLDVHDVGYRVFVSHQTRNHINVGEEVTLYIHTHIREDAMLLYGFFSQEEYDLFQHLIGISGIGPKVAQGILSAITANEFYRLIHQKDVKAITKLPGIGKKTAERIILELKDKLTSTTFDDTSFADQTADFTDGIGDQISEATEALLSLGFGQSEIQSVLKKKKDWESTEEIIRYALTELQRF; translated from the coding sequence ATGATTGGGTTTTTACGTGGAAAAGTTGCATATACATTTCCGGACTATTGCTTTCTTGATGTCCATGATGTTGGCTATCGTGTGTTTGTCTCCCATCAGACGCGCAATCACATCAATGTGGGCGAAGAAGTCACGCTCTATATTCATACGCATATACGAGAAGATGCCATGCTTCTCTATGGGTTCTTTTCGCAAGAGGAGTATGATCTCTTTCAGCATTTGATCGGCATTTCGGGGATCGGCCCGAAAGTTGCGCAGGGGATTCTTTCGGCAATTACGGCAAATGAGTTTTATCGATTGATCCATCAGAAGGATGTCAAGGCGATCACGAAACTTCCGGGAATCGGGAAAAAAACTGCGGAGCGGATTATTCTGGAACTGAAGGATAAACTTACGTCCACCACATTTGATGATACTTCTTTCGCAGATCAGACAGCTGACTTTACAGACGGCATTGGGGATCAAATCTCTGAGGCAACGGAAGCTCTTCTGAGTCTGGGCTTTGGACAGAGTGAAATCCAGTCTGTGCTTAAGAAAAAGAAGGATTGGGAAAGTACGGAAGAGATTATTCGTTATGCACTGACAGAGCTCCAGCGATTTTGA
- a CDS encoding YebC/PmpR family DNA-binding transcriptional regulator yields MSGHSKWANIKRKKGANDAIRGKITTKIGREITIAVRMGGGDPTGNMRLKLALSKAKANNIPKDNINRAIQKGLGATEGSNYEELFYEGYGPGGTAVMLDILTDNRNRTAADVRHLFSKYGGNLGQDGCVSWMFKKKAVFIVEREAFDDEDALLEIVLEAGAEDMRSEDDVFEIVAEPEAFESIETALGEKGIETASAEVTMVPDTTVHLADKDAEKMQTLIDALEDNDDVQNVYSNYEMDE; encoded by the coding sequence ATGTCAGGACATTCCAAATGGGCCAATATCAAACGCAAGAAGGGCGCGAACGACGCGATTCGCGGAAAAATTACAACGAAAATTGGACGCGAGATCACGATTGCCGTCCGCATGGGCGGCGGCGACCCGACGGGCAATATGCGTCTGAAACTTGCGCTTTCCAAGGCGAAGGCAAACAATATCCCGAAGGACAATATCAACCGTGCCATCCAGAAGGGACTTGGTGCAACCGAGGGAAGCAACTATGAAGAACTCTTTTACGAGGGGTATGGTCCCGGCGGCACGGCTGTCATGCTCGACATTTTGACGGACAACCGAAACCGCACGGCGGCCGATGTCCGTCATCTCTTCTCAAAGTATGGCGGCAATCTCGGTCAGGACGGGTGCGTTTCATGGATGTTCAAGAAGAAGGCGGTCTTTATTGTGGAGCGTGAGGCGTTTGACGATGAGGATGCCCTCCTTGAGATTGTTCTCGAAGCCGGCGCAGAGGATATGCGTTCGGAGGACGATGTCTTTGAGATTGTTGCCGAGCCGGAAGCCTTTGAGTCGATTGAGACCGCTCTCGGAGAAAAGGGAATCGAGACAGCATCTGCCGAGGTGACAATGGTTCCGGATACGACAGTTCATCTTGCCGATAAGGATGCTGAGAAGATGCAGACGTTGATTGATGCACTGGAGGACAACGATGATGTCCAGAACGTCTACAGCAACTATGAGATGGATGAATAA
- a CDS encoding SpoIID/LytB domain-containing protein: MKPYLRLCIFFLCAVFVVMPSQTSASWQPEISVGISQGVSEVRLSTTNGKMSVYENPEQKPILEVPQGGTLDVRMMRGQLFVNGREIRGDHLVIQPETSGFIKVNNTPYRGYIALLKRTGLTVVNHVLVEDYLYGVVPKEMPPSWNTEALQAQSVAARTFALKNRKRHSAEGFDLCNTSHCQVYEGMSAEMLTTTEAVNRTRGEVLFHKGAIIDALFHTDSGGMTEASENVWGSSVPYLRSVTELQTQTHPWNRTVSMSEFEEKLEKNGRAFGSLKEIRLSPLTVGKGGYDRSPSGRVRSAEFIGTKGRVTLSGNDLRSMFSLPSTLFDVRSGRADVIFSGYGSGHGLGLSQWGAKELADKGKSYKDILFHYYTGVTIEKLY; the protein is encoded by the coding sequence ATGAAACCTTATCTTCGCCTGTGTATATTCTTTCTGTGTGCTGTATTTGTCGTAATGCCATCACAGACATCTGCTTCGTGGCAGCCGGAAATCTCTGTAGGGATTAGTCAGGGCGTATCTGAGGTTCGCCTTTCGACAACAAACGGAAAGATGTCTGTCTATGAGAATCCGGAACAAAAGCCGATTCTTGAAGTACCGCAGGGAGGAACACTTGACGTTCGCATGATGCGGGGGCAGCTTTTTGTGAATGGACGGGAGATCAGGGGAGATCACTTGGTAATTCAGCCGGAGACTTCCGGATTTATCAAGGTGAATAATACTCCGTATCGTGGCTATATCGCCCTCTTAAAACGAACGGGACTTACTGTTGTCAATCATGTCCTTGTCGAGGACTATCTTTACGGTGTCGTTCCAAAAGAGATGCCGCCGAGTTGGAATACGGAGGCTTTACAGGCGCAGAGCGTTGCGGCGCGTACCTTTGCCTTGAAAAATCGCAAGCGTCATAGCGCAGAGGGGTTCGATCTTTGCAACACCTCGCATTGTCAGGTCTATGAGGGGATGTCTGCAGAGATGCTGACGACAACGGAGGCGGTCAACAGAACGCGCGGGGAAGTCCTTTTCCATAAGGGCGCAATTATTGATGCACTCTTTCATACGGATTCGGGTGGTATGACGGAGGCCAGCGAAAACGTATGGGGAAGCTCCGTTCCATATCTACGGTCTGTGACGGAACTTCAAACGCAGACGCATCCATGGAACCGTACTGTTTCTATGAGCGAATTTGAAGAAAAACTGGAAAAGAACGGCAGGGCGTTCGGATCACTGAAAGAAATTCGTCTATCGCCATTGACGGTAGGAAAGGGGGGATATGATCGCAGCCCCTCCGGGCGCGTTCGTTCGGCAGAGTTCATCGGTACAAAGGGGAGAGTTACGCTTTCGGGCAACGACCTGCGCTCCATGTTTTCTCTGCCAAGTACGTTGTTCGATGTGCGTTCCGGCAGAGCTGATGTCATATTCAGCGGATATGGTTCCGGTCATGGGTTAGGGCTCTCCCAGTGGGGCGCAAAGGAACTTGCGGACAAGGGGAAGAGCTATAAGGACATTCTCTTTCACTACTATACAGGTGTTACCATTGAGAAGCTATACTAG
- a CDS encoding epoxyqueuosine reductase QueH: MNLLMHMCCGPCSCYPLKKLRSDGIEPTGYFFNPNIHPYKEWEERLQNARKFANLMQMEFIADETYAMREFLKKALPAEGTKKGRCRMCYTWRLKESARYAAEHGFDSFTSTLFYSIYQQHDLMRSVAEHFAKEYGISFYYEDFRIGWQEGIDLSKDLELYRQAYCGCVFSEEERYSRVLRKLQRKENKEKKRLRLMA; the protein is encoded by the coding sequence ATGAATTTGCTCATGCATATGTGCTGTGGACCATGTTCCTGCTATCCACTAAAAAAATTGCGTTCCGATGGCATTGAGCCGACTGGTTATTTTTTCAATCCGAATATTCACCCCTATAAGGAGTGGGAGGAGAGACTGCAAAATGCAAGGAAGTTTGCAAATTTGATGCAGATGGAGTTCATTGCGGATGAAACGTATGCCATGCGTGAATTTCTCAAAAAGGCACTCCCGGCGGAGGGGACAAAGAAGGGGCGTTGCCGTATGTGCTATACATGGCGTCTGAAAGAATCGGCACGGTATGCGGCAGAACACGGATTTGACAGTTTTACATCGACCCTTTTTTATAGCATCTACCAGCAGCATGATCTGATGCGTTCTGTTGCAGAGCATTTTGCCAAAGAATACGGGATTTCATTTTACTATGAGGATTTCCGTATCGGCTGGCAGGAGGGGATTGATCTCAGCAAAGATCTGGAACTCTACCGTCAGGCCTACTGTGGCTGCGTATTCAGCGAAGAAGAACGATACAGTCGTGTGCTTCGGAAACTTCAACGCAAGGAAAACAAAGAAAAGAAACGTCTTCGTCTGATGGCATGA
- the ruvB gene encoding Holliday junction branch migration DNA helicase RuvB: MLDMYEDEELVSFEEQTTDGWQYSLRPRRLNEYIGQDKVKSNLSKFIQAALSRNEALDHVLLYGPPGLGKTTLAAIIANEMGANFRQTSAPAIERQGDLASLLTNLQEHDVLFIDEIHRLSHHVEEILYSAMEDHAIDIIIGKGPSARSLRLDLAPFTLVGATTKTGALSAPLRDRFGIQSRLEYYTPQALLLIIERTADILSVQIEREGALEIARRSRGTPRVANRILKRVRDIAQVAGETTISKTVTIEALEALEVDDKGLENKDRYMLEVMIQKFSGGPVGLKTLAAALSEMVETIEDVYEPYLIQLGFIARTARGRIVTRSGYEHIGIPFPQNDNRQGELL, encoded by the coding sequence ATATTGGATATGTATGAGGATGAGGAACTTGTTTCCTTTGAGGAACAGACGACGGATGGTTGGCAGTACAGTCTGCGCCCACGTCGTTTGAATGAGTACATCGGGCAGGATAAGGTAAAGTCGAATCTGTCCAAATTCATACAGGCAGCACTTTCGCGCAACGAAGCACTGGATCACGTCCTTCTCTATGGACCGCCAGGACTTGGAAAAACGACACTCGCGGCAATCATTGCCAATGAGATGGGGGCGAATTTCCGCCAGACCTCAGCACCAGCCATTGAGCGACAGGGCGATCTTGCCTCCCTCCTCACCAATCTACAGGAGCATGATGTCCTTTTTATTGACGAGATTCATCGCCTTTCGCATCATGTCGAAGAGATTCTCTATTCCGCGATGGAGGATCATGCGATTGACATCATCATCGGAAAGGGGCCCAGTGCACGCTCTCTGCGCCTGGATCTTGCGCCGTTTACTCTCGTGGGTGCGACGACAAAGACGGGGGCTCTCTCGGCTCCATTGCGTGATCGTTTCGGTATTCAGTCCCGATTGGAATACTATACGCCCCAAGCCCTTCTGCTCATCATTGAACGCACGGCTGATATTCTCTCTGTGCAGATCGAACGTGAGGGAGCTCTTGAGATTGCACGCCGTTCGCGGGGAACGCCGCGTGTTGCAAACCGCATCCTGAAGCGTGTTCGTGATATTGCCCAGGTGGCAGGTGAGACTACGATATCGAAGACTGTCACCATTGAGGCACTCGAAGCCCTTGAGGTTGATGACAAGGGACTTGAGAACAAGGATCGCTATATGCTGGAAGTCATGATTCAAAAGTTTTCCGGCGGTCCTGTCGGCTTGAAAACCTTGGCGGCAGCACTCAGTGAGATGGTGGAAACCATCGAGGATGTCTATGAACCATATCTAATTCAGTTAGGATTTATTGCACGTACGGCGCGCGGTCGGATTGTGACACGCAGCGGATATGAGCATATAGGTATTCCGTTTCCACAAAATGATAACAGACAAGGAGAACTGCTCTGA